ACTAGCAGATGTTACTTTTCAAAACTACTTTAGAATGTATAATAAACTAGCTGGTATGACAGGTACTGCGCAAACAGAAGCAACAGAGTTTGCAGAAATATATAATCTTGATGTTGTATCTATTCCTACAAATGTACCAATTGCAAGACTTGATAAAAATGATCTTATTTATAAAAGTGAAAGAGAAAAGTTCAATGCAGTTTCTGCAAAAATAAAAGAATACAATAAAAAAGGGCAACCAGTATTAGTTGGTACAGCTTCAATTGAGAAATCAGAACTTTTACATAATTTATTAACAAAAGAAAAAGTTCCTCATACAGTTTTAAATGCAAAACAGCATGAAAAAGAGGGGAAAATTATTGAAAAAGCTGGTGAAAAAGGTGCTGTAACAATTGCAACAAATATGGCTGGTCGTGGAGTTGATATTAAACTTACTAAAGAGACTTTAGATCTTGGTGGATTAGCAATCATTGGTACTGAAAGACATGAATCAAGAAGAATTGACAATCAATTAAGAGGTAGAGCTGGTAGACAAGGTGATGTTGGTGAATCACAATTTTATTTATCATTAGAAGATAACTTGCTTAGAATTTTTGGAAGTGATAAAATCAGCAAAATCATGGATAGACTTGGTATTGAAGAAGGTGAACATATTGAATCTAAAATGGTAACAAGAGCTGTTGAAAATGCACAGAAAAAAGTTGAATCAATGCACTTTGAAAGTAGAAAACATCTACTTGAGTATGATGATGTTGCTAATGAGCAAAGAAAAGTAATTTATAGTTTTAGAGATGATTTATTAGACCCAAATTTTGATATTAATAGTAAACTTGAAGAAAATAGAGCTGAATATGTTCAAACTTTACTAAGTGAAGCTGAAATAATTGACGGAATGGCACCTGAAGACTTTAATTATGACTTTGTAGTTCAAAAATTAAAAGAAGAATTAAATTTAATAGTTGAAAAAGATGATATTGTAAGTGATTCTTATGAATCATTGGAAAACAAACTAATTGAAATGATAAAAACAGTTTATGAAGATAAAATGAGTATTGCCGCACCTGAGCAAAGAAGTGAAATTGAAAGAATTTTATACTTACAAATCTTAGATAATGCATGGAGAGAACATTTATACTCAATGGATACACTAAAAACTGGTATTGGACTTAGAGGATACAATCAAAAAGATCCATTAGTTGAGTATAAAAAAGAGTCTTATAATATGTTTATTGATTTAATTGCTTCAATTAAACATGAAATTATAAAAATTTTATTTACGATTCAACTTCAAAACAAAGAAGATGCGCAAAAAGAGCAAGAAGCTATTGAGAAGATGAGAGCTCAAATGGAAGAAGCTACTGAAAACTTACAAACTAATTTTGAAGAAAAAATTGAAAAAAAAGAGAAAAGAATAGCAAGAAATGAGCCTTGTCCTTGTGGTTCTGGTAAAAAATATAAAAATTGTTGCGGAAAGAGTGGACCTAAAAGAGGTTTAATAGCAGGAAACTAATGTTGAATAAAGAGTTAGTAAACTTTATAGTAAAAAAATATCTTAGGTTTGATAAAAAAAACCCTTTTATATCAGTAAGTGCCATTTTGGCATTTATTGGTGTGGCTATTGGAGTAATGGTATTAATTATTTCTATGGCTATTATGAATGGTACAGCAAAAGAGTTTGAAAAAAAACTTTTTACAATGAACTACCCTCTTTCAATATATCCAAAATATCAAAATAGTGTTAATAAAAAACTACTTTCTAAACTTGAAGAAAAATATCAGAACTTAAAATTTTCTCCATACTTAACATCACAGGCAATTGTTCAAAGTGGTGACAAAATGAGTGGTGCAGTTATTTTTGGGGTTGATCAAAAAAAAGAAGCAAATATAAACTCAATTTATAAAGAAGCAGTTAAAGATCTTGATTTAAAAAAGTATGATATTGTAGTAGGTCAAGGTATTAAAGATGATTTATTTTTATTAAAAGATAACAAAGTAACTTTATATTTCACGTCATTAAATCCAAGTGGATTTTCTATGATGCCAAAAATGAAAAGATTCAAATATAAAAGTGCATTTACTTCAGGTCTTCACGCTTATGATAAAGCATATATTTATACTTCAATTGAATCACTACAAACTATAATGCAAAAAGACTCAAACAGCTTTGATGGAATACATGTTTATTCAGATAATGCTTTTGATGATATAGAGATTTTAAGAAAAGATTTGAAAAAAGAAGGAGTTGGAATTGTTGGATGGTGGCAACAAAATGGAAACTTTTTTGCAGCAATGCAAATGGAGAAAAAAGCACTTTTTATAGTACTTATGCTTATTATTCTTGTTGCATCATTAAATATTATTTCTTCACTTCTTATGACAGTTATGAGTAGAAGAAAAGAAATCGCCCTACTTTTATCTATGGGAGCTAGTGCTAAAGAGATTAAATCAATCTTTTTAAAACTTGGAACTATTATTGGATTTTCAGGAATTGTTATTGGAGTTTTATTGGGATTTTTTGGAATGTGGATATTAGATACCTTTGAGATTATTTCTCTTCCTGCTGATGTATATGGAACATCAAAACTTCCTCTTGATTTAGACTCAATTGACTTCATTTCAATTATTATTGGTGCAGCAGTTATTGTTACTTTATCTTCATATTATCCAGCTAAAAAAGCTACTAAAATAGATGTTATTGATGTATTAAGAAATGAGTAGAATAAACTTTTCTACTCATTTATTCAAATAGTTTCAATGGCGATTTGATAATTCTTTTTATTACATTTACAGGAGCATTTATCGAATCTTTTGCAATATTTGATACAATTTTAGGATTATCTAAAGTTCCACTTAATTCAATTTGTGTTTCAACTCGTTTATTATCTCCTAAAAATACATAATTAAGTACAGGAATAGCACCTACAACACTTGAATAACCCTTAAAAAAGATAAGATTTAATTTTCCATCAATTACTCTTGAATCAAGATCAACCATCATTTTACCCTCAAAATCAATACCATTACCAATAGTAACAATCTCATTTAAGTTTAAAAAGTTTGTTTCAAACTTATAAGTAAAATCTATATATCCATCATTTACTTTATAACCATTTAAAGCAAATCCCTCACTTGAAGCCATTGAAGCAATCGATGGAATTGCTAACAATGGATTTATCAATGCAGGTGAAGTATTAATTAATGTTACAATATTTGTAATAATTGAAAGATTTTCAATCTTATTTTCACTTAAGATAACTTTTCCATTTAGATTTTCTTCATCTCCTGATGCAATAAAAACAACACTACCACCTTTTAAAACTTCTTTATTTGCTAAAGTATTTATAAACTTATCATTTAAATTATTAGCTTTTATTTTTATTTTTTTATCTTTATCTTTTTTATAAGTAACTAATGTTTTCTTATTTTCTAAAGTAAAACTTTGTTCATTTTCATCTGCTTTTATATGATACTTTTTAGCCAATGCTTTATACTCATCATTTATAACGATATTTGAATTTTGTGCATTTATTTCTAAAGTTTCAAAACTACTTAAATCATTATTATCATCTTGAGTTCTAACATGTAAATCATAATCTTCTAAATCTAATTTTAAACTTTTATTTGGAACAATAAATAATACAACTTTTTTATCATCTGTTTTTAATTGTAAATTCTCTTTTTTTAGATCATAAGCACCATTTAAATTATAGTTTGTAATTTGTTTTGCATCTTTATAAAAAGGAAAAGTTGAAGTAACAAAATCTCCTTTGAAATTAACTTTTGAACCTTTTATATTTACAAAGGCTTCGTTGGTAAAATACTCATTTTTATCAATTATTAAATTCATATTTTTCATATGTAAATTTATATTTTCATTTGATATATTATTTGTTTTACTTGAACTTTTTTTAAATTCATCAGCATTTATATCAAAAGAGCTTAACTTAACTTCAAGGGGCATATTATCTATTTTTTCAATAACTATATTTTTCTTTTGGCTTGATATAAAAAAATCTTCATTTCGTATTTGACCCAAGAGATTAAGTTTATTTATTTTTTTATTATTTTTAAAAATAGGATATTCAAGATTATCAAGAAGTAAATTAAAGTCGATTTTATTATTGTTAAAAACTTCTAAATCAATACTTCCACTTTTTATATTCAATTTCTTTAATAAAGCAGAATACTCATAAATTTGTGAAAGTTCTTCTATATTAATATCTATACTATCATTTTTAATACTTAGTTGTGTATTTATATCATCAAACTTTAAAATTGTATCTTTTGAAAAATCAATATTAATTGCTGTTTTTAAATCTTTTGCATTAATTATATCTTCATCAGAGCTTTTTATTTGCAAAGAGTTTAAAAGAACATCACCATTTGCTAAAGAGTTATTTGTATCAATATTTAAATTTAATCTTCCCTCAAACATATCTTGATGTTTAATATGTGAGTTTTTAATAATTACATTTGAACCTTGCAATTGAACTTTTGCATCTTTTGTAAAAAATTCAAAGTTTTGTAACTTAAAAGTTGAATTTTTAGCTTCAAAATAACCAGTTGTTTTCATATCTTTTTCTAATAAATATGGAACAACTAAAGTAAAAGTTGAGTTTGTAACTCCTTTTGTTTGCTTAAGGGGTAAGTAAATATCATATGCTTTTAAAATACCTAAGATATCATCATTTAATGCACTTTTTGTTTTTATATTAACAACAACTTCACCATTTGCTTCACTTGTAAGATTGTTAATTACAACAGAACTTCCATATAGTTTTGTTTTATCATATGTTGGTTTTTCCATTGTAAATTTTAATTTATCATCTTCATAATCAACATTTAATTTTTTAGTGTTTACAGTTTTAGCATTTTTGTGAAATCTTATCTTTGCATTTTCTATAGTTGCATTACCCTCAAAAGAGTCTAATACAGGTTCAAAAGTATCTGTTTTTAATTTCCCATAAAAATAATTAAGTTTCATTTTACCAGTTACATTATCATACATCCATGCTTCTGCAATATTACTTGATAAACGTACAAAATCTTTTACAAACTTAATATTATCTAATTCATTTGTATTTATATAAAAATCCAAATAATCTTTATCAGCTTGTAAGTTCAATTCTCCTGAAACATCTTTGTAAGAATATTTTCCTAAATATGTAACAACTTCTTTGAACATATTAACTTTTACTTTACCTTTGAAAAAAAGTTTTAAATCTTTTAAATATAAAGAATAAAGGTCTAAAGTTATACTTTTTGAATGAACATCTATTTTTGAAGATAAGTTTAAATATTGATTATCTAAATAAAGATGCTTTTTATCATAATAAATTGTAAAAATATTATCATTTATTTTTAATGTTTCAATATTAATTTCTTTAAAATATTCTAATAAAGAAGGAAGCCTCTTAATATTGGTTTTTAGGTTATCAAGAGAGTTATTTGTCTCTTGTTTTTTTGATTTAAATGTTAGCTGTTTTATATTTACAATAAGTTTTTTATCAAACTTTATATACAATTTCGAAACTGAAACTTCACCAAAAGAGATTGAATCAATTTTTATGCCAAAAAATAATAAAAAAACAAATGCAAAAATTAAACAGACAAGTGAGAGAATAAAGAGTTTAATTCTTTTTGACATTACTGAACTTATCCTTGTCTTTTCTATAGTTGTACTATTTTATTTAACATTACCATTAAGTACAACAAAAGTTATATTTATACCTAAGGGTAGTACAAATAGTATTATAACATATTTAAATAAATCAGGATATGAGCTAGGACTTATAGACAAAGTTTATCTTAGATTTTTAGGTTACCCACAAAGTGGTTGGATAGATATAAAAGAAAATTACCTTACAAAAGCTGACTTTTTATATAAAATCACTACATCAAAAGCTGCGCTAAAAGATATTACATTAATTCCAGGAGAAACTTCTTATGTTTTTTTAAATGATATATCAAAGAAAATGAATCTTTCAAGAAAAAACCTTCAAAAAGTTTACGATAAATATGCATATAAAAATGATGGAAATATTTTAGCTGATACATACTCTTTACCTTATGGAATGAAAGAAGATCACCTTCTATTTTATCTTTTTTCAACTACAAATAAACAATATGAAAGTATCTCAAATAAAATATTTGGAGAGTATGATAAAAAAAGATGGTATTACTATATCACTTTAGCTTCTGTAATTCAAAAAGAAGCTGCAAATAGTGATGAAATGCCAACTGTTTCAAGTGTAATACACAATAGATTAAAAAAAGGCATGAAACTACAAATGGATGGAACTTTAAATTATGGTAAATATTCACATATTAAAATCACATCACAAAGAATAAAAGAAGATAATAGCTCATATAATACTTATAAAAATAGAGGTCTTCCAGAACATCCAATTTGTGCTGTAAGTTTAGATGCAATAAAAGCTGCAATTTTTCCAGCTAAAACAGATTATTTATATTTTGTTAAAAATGAAAAAAATGGTCTACACTCTTTTTCAAAAAGCTACAAAGAGCATGTAAATAATATCAATAAAAATAGAATAATTAAAAGAAATTTAAAGAAAAAAGCAAAAGAAAAAAAACAAGAAATTCAAAAGAAAAAAAGCAATTCTAAAACTAAAGAAAGCCCTAAAAAAGAACTCTATGTATTTCCTAAAAGCAATTCTAAAGAAAACACAAAATCAATAAAATCTCTTTTTGATAATGTCAAATAGTTAATGTGAATTTATGAAACAAAGATGTCATTATCTTATAATACAAGCCATGATTTAAAAGCTATCAAATAAACAAATGTTATTATATTGTACATTTGAATTTGGTTGATTTAACCTAAATTAATTGAACTAAAACATGAGGAAGAAATATGACAAAACAAACATCACAAATAATCTATACAAAAGTTGATGAAGCCCCAGCATTAGCAACATACTCTTTTTTACCAATTATTAGAGCCTTTACTAAAAGCTCAAATATTGAAATGGTATCAAAAGATATTTCGCTAGCAGGTAGAATTATTGCTAATTTCCCAGATAATCTAACAGATGATCAAAAAATGAGCGATCACTTAGCTATACTTGGAGAATTAACGCAAGATCCAAATGCAAATATAATTAAATTACCAAATGTATCAGCTTCTATTCCACAATTAAAAGCTGCAATTAAAGAGCTACAAGAAAAAGGTTTTAATGTACCAAACTATGATGAATCAGAAGAGATTACAAAAAGATA
The window above is part of the Malaciobacter marinus genome. Proteins encoded here:
- the mltG gene encoding endolytic transglycosylase MltG, which translates into the protein MPKNNKKTNAKIKQTSERIKSLILFDITELILVFSIVVLFYLTLPLSTTKVIFIPKGSTNSIITYLNKSGYELGLIDKVYLRFLGYPQSGWIDIKENYLTKADFLYKITTSKAALKDITLIPGETSYVFLNDISKKMNLSRKNLQKVYDKYAYKNDGNILADTYSLPYGMKEDHLLFYLFSTTNKQYESISNKIFGEYDKKRWYYYITLASVIQKEAANSDEMPTVSSVIHNRLKKGMKLQMDGTLNYGKYSHIKITSQRIKEDNSSYNTYKNRGLPEHPICAVSLDAIKAAIFPAKTDYLYFVKNEKNGLHSFSKSYKEHVNNINKNRIIKRNLKKKAKEKKQEIQKKKSNSKTKESPKKELYVFPKSNSKENTKSIKSLFDNVK
- a CDS encoding AsmA-like C-terminal domain-containing protein; its protein translation is MSKRIKLFILSLVCLIFAFVFLLFFGIKIDSISFGEVSVSKLYIKFDKKLIVNIKQLTFKSKKQETNNSLDNLKTNIKRLPSLLEYFKEINIETLKINDNIFTIYYDKKHLYLDNQYLNLSSKIDVHSKSITLDLYSLYLKDLKLFFKGKVKVNMFKEVVTYLGKYSYKDVSGELNLQADKDYLDFYINTNELDNIKFVKDFVRLSSNIAEAWMYDNVTGKMKLNYFYGKLKTDTFEPVLDSFEGNATIENAKIRFHKNAKTVNTKKLNVDYEDDKLKFTMEKPTYDKTKLYGSSVVINNLTSEANGEVVVNIKTKSALNDDILGILKAYDIYLPLKQTKGVTNSTFTLVVPYLLEKDMKTTGYFEAKNSTFKLQNFEFFTKDAKVQLQGSNVIIKNSHIKHQDMFEGRLNLNIDTNNSLANGDVLLNSLQIKSSDEDIINAKDLKTAINIDFSKDTILKFDDINTQLSIKNDSIDINIEELSQIYEYSALLKKLNIKSGSIDLEVFNNNKIDFNLLLDNLEYPIFKNNKKINKLNLLGQIRNEDFFISSQKKNIVIEKIDNMPLEVKLSSFDINADEFKKSSSKTNNISNENINLHMKNMNLIIDKNEYFTNEAFVNIKGSKVNFKGDFVTSTFPFYKDAKQITNYNLNGAYDLKKENLQLKTDDKKVVLFIVPNKSLKLDLEDYDLHVRTQDDNNDLSSFETLEINAQNSNIVINDEYKALAKKYHIKADENEQSFTLENKKTLVTYKKDKDKKIKIKANNLNDKFINTLANKEVLKGGSVVFIASGDEENLNGKVILSENKIENLSIITNIVTLINTSPALINPLLAIPSIASMASSEGFALNGYKVNDGYIDFTYKFETNFLNLNEIVTIGNGIDFEGKMMVDLDSRVIDGKLNLIFFKGYSSVVGAIPVLNYVFLGDNKRVETQIELSGTLDNPKIVSNIAKDSINAPVNVIKRIIKSPLKLFE
- the secA gene encoding preprotein translocase subunit SecA, with the translated sequence MLNVFAMLFGNKNDREVKRYKKRANAITALESKYENQSDEALQKSFEELKQSVLNEEKTLDDVLNDSFALTREASKRILGMRHFDVQLIGGMVLHDGRIAEMKTGEGKTLVATLPVILNAMTKKGVHVVTVNDYLAQRDALELEKLYNFFGFSVGVILGEIKDDLERKEQYNCDITYGTNNEFAFDYLRSNMTLDIEEKVQRGHNFVIVDEVDSILIDEARTPLIISGPANHKNSDYVRSNEIALKLEKGELIEPKSADEKPYSTGDFTVDEKNRTILITEEGISKAEKLYGVDNMYSLENAMLSHNLDQALKANYIFEKDVDYVVKDNEVIIVDEFTGRLSEGRRFSDGLHQALEAKEGVAIQEESQTLADVTFQNYFRMYNKLAGMTGTAQTEATEFAEIYNLDVVSIPTNVPIARLDKNDLIYKSEREKFNAVSAKIKEYNKKGQPVLVGTASIEKSELLHNLLTKEKVPHTVLNAKQHEKEGKIIEKAGEKGAVTIATNMAGRGVDIKLTKETLDLGGLAIIGTERHESRRIDNQLRGRAGRQGDVGESQFYLSLEDNLLRIFGSDKISKIMDRLGIEEGEHIESKMVTRAVENAQKKVESMHFESRKHLLEYDDVANEQRKVIYSFRDDLLDPNFDINSKLEENRAEYVQTLLSEAEIIDGMAPEDFNYDFVVQKLKEELNLIVEKDDIVSDSYESLENKLIEMIKTVYEDKMSIAAPEQRSEIERILYLQILDNAWREHLYSMDTLKTGIGLRGYNQKDPLVEYKKESYNMFIDLIASIKHEIIKILFTIQLQNKEDAQKEQEAIEKMRAQMEEATENLQTNFEEKIEKKEKRIARNEPCPCGSGKKYKNCCGKSGPKRGLIAGN
- a CDS encoding ABC transporter permease, which gives rise to MNKELVNFIVKKYLRFDKKNPFISVSAILAFIGVAIGVMVLIISMAIMNGTAKEFEKKLFTMNYPLSIYPKYQNSVNKKLLSKLEEKYQNLKFSPYLTSQAIVQSGDKMSGAVIFGVDQKKEANINSIYKEAVKDLDLKKYDIVVGQGIKDDLFLLKDNKVTLYFTSLNPSGFSMMPKMKRFKYKSAFTSGLHAYDKAYIYTSIESLQTIMQKDSNSFDGIHVYSDNAFDDIEILRKDLKKEGVGIVGWWQQNGNFFAAMQMEKKALFIVLMLIILVASLNIISSLLMTVMSRRKEIALLLSMGASAKEIKSIFLKLGTIIGFSGIVIGVLLGFFGMWILDTFEIISLPADVYGTSKLPLDLDSIDFISIIIGAAVIVTLSSYYPAKKATKIDVIDVLRNE